A window of Candidatus Kinetoplastibacterium crithidii (ex Angomonas deanei ATCC 30255) contains these coding sequences:
- the rfbC gene encoding dTDP-4-dehydrorhamnose 3,5-epimerase produces MITKPLTIQNLLIIKPKIFRDTRGSFFESFNSLKFQKLVMKDYPFVQDNCSISKHNVLRGLHFQTIKPQAKLIQVLYGKIFDVVVDLRYGSSTFGKWESIILKSSNREQLWIPEGFAHGFLVLSKKAIVLYKTTQFYQPNLERCIVWNDETLKINWPIKDHPIVSEKDRKGQKFKDFIN; encoded by the coding sequence ATGATTACTAAACCATTAACCATACAAAATTTATTAATTATAAAACCAAAAATTTTCAGAGATACAAGAGGATCTTTTTTTGAAAGTTTTAATTCCTTAAAGTTTCAAAAACTTGTAATGAAAGACTATCCTTTTGTTCAAGATAATTGCTCAATATCAAAACATAATGTCTTACGAGGATTACACTTTCAAACAATAAAACCACAAGCTAAACTTATTCAAGTACTATATGGCAAAATTTTTGATGTTGTCGTAGATTTGAGATATGGGTCTTCAACATTTGGAAAATGGGAAAGCATTATATTGAAATCATCAAATAGAGAACAACTATGGATACCAGAAGGATTTGCTCATGGGTTTTTAGTTTTATCTAAAAAAGCTATAGTATTATACAAAACAACTCAATTCTATCAACCAAATCTGGAAAGATGTATTGTATGGAATGATGAGACGCTAAAAATTAACTGGCCAATCAAAGATCATCCTATTGTTTCAGAAAAAGACAGAAAAGGCCAAAAATTTAAGGATTTCATAAATTAA
- the ppk1 gene encoding polyphosphate kinase 1 — protein MLNSFSKDSLFLNRDLSFLKFNSRVLNLAESSSYPLLERLKYVCIVSLNLDEFFEIRIASLKEQQRLHPDLDSTYGVTLFEEFFKIQQEIHFIVDKQYDILQNYIVPELLSNDVSIPYIFDWNENQKNWAKEVFINEVMPLLTPIGLDPAHPFPMVYNKSLNFIVSLSGIDAFGRQASIAIVQMPKALPRLIKMPITISNHKYSYVMLTSLLKAFIGELFPGLVINGCYQWRVTRNSNLFVDEEEVTNLRLALQGELSQRHFGAAVRLEIDESTPDLLKSFLQKEFSLSSYDLYTVKGPVNISRLIQICSIKELQHLAFKTYIPSIPTPFRLAKDKPNVLFNFLKKQDVLLHHPYQSFQPVIDFLTAASLDPEVVAIKQTIYRTGEDSELMKILLLAARMGKEVTVVVELMARFDEQTNINWAAKLEEVGAHVVYGVVSYKTHAKMALILRREKGLLNRYAHLSTGNYHPHTSNSYTDFGVITSDPRLCEDVDKVFFQLTGLGSRLPMNYLLCSPFTLHDGIIAMIRKESEIANKGRPAKIMAKMNSLLEPEIIKELYKASDAGVQIDLIVRGVCALRAGIPGLSENIRVRSILGRFLEHSRVFYFYSDGEEKLFLSSADWMERNFFRRVEVAFPIVNVSIKKRIIEEAFSYGLKESEFAWEQYDGEYFKVLNNQNELSFSSQNYLMDVFRS, from the coding sequence TAAATTCTTTCTCTAAAGATTCTTTATTTTTAAATAGAGATCTATCTTTCTTAAAATTTAATTCACGTGTTCTTAATCTTGCAGAAAGTTCAAGTTATCCTCTTTTAGAACGTCTGAAATATGTTTGTATAGTCAGTCTAAATTTGGATGAGTTTTTTGAAATAAGGATAGCTTCATTAAAGGAACAGCAACGATTACACCCAGATTTGGATAGTACTTATGGAGTAACACTATTTGAAGAGTTTTTTAAAATACAGCAGGAAATTCACTTTATAGTCGATAAACAATACGATATTCTTCAAAATTATATTGTACCTGAATTATTGTCAAATGATGTTTCTATACCGTATATTTTTGATTGGAATGAAAATCAAAAAAATTGGGCGAAAGAAGTTTTTATTAACGAAGTAATGCCATTATTAACTCCAATAGGTTTAGATCCTGCTCATCCTTTTCCTATGGTTTATAATAAAAGTCTTAATTTTATAGTTTCATTATCAGGAATAGATGCATTTGGTAGGCAAGCTTCTATAGCTATAGTGCAAATGCCGAAAGCATTACCAAGATTAATAAAAATGCCTATAACTATATCTAATCATAAATATAGTTATGTTATGTTGACATCTTTATTGAAGGCATTTATAGGAGAGTTATTTCCGGGGTTGGTAATCAATGGTTGTTACCAATGGCGTGTTACAAGAAATAGTAATTTATTTGTCGATGAAGAAGAAGTGACTAATTTAAGATTGGCCTTACAAGGGGAGTTATCTCAAAGACATTTTGGGGCGGCAGTAAGACTTGAGATAGATGAGTCAACTCCTGATTTATTAAAGTCTTTCTTGCAAAAAGAATTTTCTTTATCTTCATACGACCTGTATACAGTAAAAGGTCCTGTTAACATTTCTAGACTTATTCAAATTTGTAGCATTAAAGAACTGCAGCATTTAGCATTTAAAACATATATCCCATCTATACCAACTCCATTTCGCTTAGCAAAAGACAAGCCTAATGTATTATTTAATTTTTTGAAAAAACAAGATGTTTTGCTTCATCATCCATATCAATCTTTCCAGCCAGTTATTGATTTTTTAACAGCAGCCTCGTTAGACCCTGAAGTCGTTGCTATTAAACAAACTATCTATCGTACAGGTGAAGATTCAGAGTTGATGAAAATTTTATTATTAGCTGCTCGTATGGGTAAAGAAGTAACAGTTGTGGTGGAATTAATGGCTAGATTTGATGAGCAAACAAATATTAATTGGGCAGCTAAATTAGAAGAAGTCGGAGCTCATGTGGTTTATGGTGTTGTTTCTTATAAAACACATGCTAAAATGGCTTTGATTTTACGTAGAGAAAAAGGTCTATTGAATAGGTATGCTCACTTAAGCACAGGTAATTATCATCCTCACACTTCGAATTCATATACAGACTTTGGTGTTATTACATCTGATCCTAGATTATGCGAAGATGTTGATAAGGTTTTTTTTCAACTAACAGGACTCGGATCACGTTTGCCCATGAATTATCTTTTATGTTCTCCTTTTACGCTACATGATGGAATTATTGCGATGATAAGAAAGGAATCTGAAATAGCAAATAAAGGTAGACCAGCAAAAATAATGGCTAAAATGAATTCCTTATTGGAACCAGAGATAATAAAAGAGCTTTATAAAGCTAGTGATGCTGGTGTTCAAATAGATTTGATTGTTAGAGGGGTTTGTGCCTTAAGGGCTGGTATTCCAGGCTTGTCTGAGAATATAAGAGTTCGTTCTATCTTAGGAAGATTTTTAGAGCATTCAAGAGTTTTTTATTTTTATTCAGATGGGGAAGAAAAATTATTTTTATCATCTGCTGATTGGATGGAAAGGAATTTTTTCAGAAGAGTAGAAGTTGCTTTTCCAATTGTGAATGTTAGCATAAAGAAAAGGATTATCGAAGAAGCTTTTTCTTATGGATTAAAAGAGAGTGAGTTTGCTTGGGAGCAATATGATGGTGAGTATTTTAAAGTCTTAAATAATCAAAATGAATTAAGCTTTAGTTCTCAAAATTATCTTATGGATGTTTTTAGGTCATGA